ACCATTTAACCTGGAATGGATGTAATATTCAATTTTATAAAGCAGAAGGCCACAGCAAGGGTTCAATTTATTTTACAATTGACAACAATTTATTTATTGGAGATACAATAATTAAAGGTTTTCGAACAACAACTGTATTGCCCGGTGCTTCTAAAGAAAATCTGATAATAACATTAAACAAAATCCTGCAACAATTCGATTTTTCAAAAACATTGGTATATTCAGGACATTACGATCCTTTTTTCTTATCTGAAGTTATAGATGAAATAGATAAACAGATTAGTTTTTTTAAAAATAAAATTTTACAAAACAGAAATATTAGTTTATGATAAAGTTTCTTGATTTACAAAAAATCACAACAAAATATTCTAAGGAAATACATGATGCCGTACAAAAAATAATTGATTCCGGTTGGTATCTGCAGGGAGAAGCAAACCGTAGTTTCGAATCAAACTATGCCAATTATATAGACACCCGACATTGTGTAGGCGTAGCCAATGGATTGGATGCTCTGCGATTAATCCTCCGTGCCTATATGGAAATGGGTTTTATGAATGAAGGCGACGAGGTAATCGTACCTGCAAATACCTATATCGCTTCAATTTTGGCAATTACAGATAATCGTTTGATTCCAATATTGGTAGAGCCAAAAATTGAGACTTATGAAATTGATGACTCAAAGATTGAGCAGGCAATAACAAGCAAGACAAAAGCAATTATGATAGTTCATTTGTATGGACAATGTGCTTACACTAATAAAATTGGAGAAATATGCAAGAAATACAATCTCAGATTGATTGAAGATAATGCGCAGGCTCATGGATGTATGTTTGGAGACAGAAGAACAGGCTCATTGGGCAATGCTGCAGGTCATAGTTTTTATCCAGGAAAAAATCTTGGTGCATTTGGAGATGCAGGAGCAATAACTACTGATGATGATCAATTAGCAGACGTAGTAAGAACTTTGGCAAACTATGGCTCCCATAAGAAATATGTTTTTGAATATTGTGGTTTAAACAGTCGTTTGGATGAAATTCAGGCTGCAGTTCTTGATGTGAAACTTCGGCATCTTGATACAGACAACAATGTACGAAGGGAAGTAGCTAAGTATTATATTGATAACATCACAAATCAGCACATAACCCTACCCTACATTAAAAACTGGAACGAACATGTATTTCATATTTTCCCTATCCTTTGCAAAAAAAGGAATAAATTACAAAGTTACCTGGCGGAAAACAACATTCAAACTTTGATTCATTACCCTATCCCTCCTCATAAACAGAAATGTTACAGCGATTGGAATCAACTTTCGTATCCTATCACGGAATTAATTCACAATGAAGAATTAAGCCTTCCGATAAGTCAAGTAATGATTATACAAGATTTTGAAAAAATAATTGAAATTATTAATAAATTCTGATGTTAACAGCTAAAACAAATAAAGCCAATTTATTGACTGATAGTAATATATTTTATAATCCTCAAAAAAAAAAGGAGGAATGGATTTTTGCATTTTTAATTTTTGTAATATCTACCCCTGTATTTATTTGGGATTGGGAATATTTTTATAAATTTTCTATTCTCTTTCTTTTTTTTTTATCACTTAGGCAAATTCATTTATCAAAAAGTAATAATTTGCTCCTTTCGTGTTTATTATGGTGTTTTAGTTGCTTTTGTGCATTCAGAATGGGATCTAAAGTTGACTTAAATGCTATAGGTTATTTAAATATTTTTATATCTTTCTTCCCATTTTTCTTCATTGACAGAGAATTTGGGGAAAATATTTTTAATAAATATATAATTATTTTTTCTATTACAATTATTCCTTCTTTGATTCAATATGTTTTAGTTGTATTTGCAGGATTGGAATTTCCTTTCAAAATAATTGATCCTTCTCCCTGGAATTCACACGATCAAAAATATGTAAGTTACACCTTCTTTGTTTATATGCAAGGAGTGGGTAGTATAATTCCACGTTTTTATGGTATTTATGATGAACCGGGTGTAATTGGAACAATAGCAATGGTACTTTTATATACACAAAAATACAATTTAAAAAAATGGTATAACATACCCATCTTTTTATCTGGCATTTTGTCATTTTCGTTATTTTTCTACCTTTCAACTATTATTTACATGATATCTCTCACAAATATCAAAAATCGCATTTTAATAATAATTATTTTTGGAGTAATTTATTTTTTAACATTTAATAGTCAAATTTTAAATGAATTATTTTTTAGCCGACTTAAATTAGTATTTGACGAAGGATTAGGGCTGAGTATTAGAGATAATTATTTGTTTGAGCCATTTTATAATTCACTTAAAACAAAAGATCTTCTCTGGGGATTATGGGGAAATAAAGAGGTAGTATATGCTGCAACCTATAAATTTTTATTTGTAACCGTTGGTATTATTCCTTTATCTTTTTACCTGATTTTGCTATTATTACGTACGAAAGAATACTTTGGAATCAGTAAAGAAATGTTACTGTATATTTTGATTCCCATTCTTGTTTTTTCTCAGAGACCATTTATAAATAATCCTTTTTATACTTTTCTGTCAATTATACCTTTATATGTAATGTATATTAATAAAAAACAAAATACTAAAAATATTTTAGTTTAAAAAGATTGATTTTTTTGTTTAGTTGTATTTAATAAACTTATTATTAACAACGAACGGATGTTCAGTACTTTTTTATATCAGTTTATAACATATTATTCTGAAATACATTATAAGTTTAAAATATAAATTTATTTTATTGAAAATGGGTGATAAAAATAGATTAAAAAAAATAAAAAATTCTTATAATAGAATAAAATCATTAGCTTATAAGAGTATAAATAAAAAAAATTGGAATACAGCTATTAACCGTATTCAGGCAGCATCAGAATTTGCATATACTTATAATTTTATTTATACTGATTCTGATTTAGAGAATATGTTAAAAATACTCTCTAATAACGTTATTTCAAATAATAATAATTTTACGCCATTACCTAATAAATATTTATTCTACGATAGTTTTGGTGTAGGCAACAAATTGTTGGCGCATCAATATCTGAGAGCATTAAATTCATGGAATGTAAATTGTTTGTATGTTTTAGGGGGTAAATCAACACACATCTCTGAAGCTCTTCTCAATGATATAAAATCTTTTCCAAAAACAGAACTTTTTATTGTTGATAAAAAACAAGATAAGACAAAGCAAATACAATCCATTTATCAAAAAGTAAAAGAATTTCAGCCCCAAAAGGCATTATTGCATCTAACTCCTTCAGACGCTGTTGCTATATCATTTCTTTATGCTTGCCCACAAATTGAAAAATATCAAATAAATTTAACAGATCATGCTTTTTGGCTTGGAGTAGGTTGTACTGATTTTTCCATTGAATTTCGAAATTTTGGATACACAATCTCAATTGAGAAAAGGGGAATTGCTAAAGAAAAATTGTTACTTCAACCATACTACCCGATTGTTTTACCAACAGAGTTCTTGGGCTTTCCCAAAGAGGTTACACCGGATAAGACAGTGATATTTTCCGGAGGTTCTTATAACAAAATTTATGGGGCTAATGGTTTTTATTTAATAATTCTTAAAAAAATTTTAGATCAAAATCCTTCAGTGATAATTCTTTATGCAGGCTGGGGTGATGAAGAACCATTTAAAAAGTTTATTAAAAAAAATCACTATGAAAAGCGATTATTGTTGCTTGGAAATAGAATAGACATTAATGAGGTAGTGGCTCATTGCGATATATATTTAGGCACCTATCCAATTGGAGGAGGTCTGATGACTCAATATGCAGCAATTAATGGGAAACCTATTGTAACATTTATGGATTCAGATGGCAATGGGAATATTCTAAATTCTTTTTTTGATATAAATCCAAATGGGTTTTTGAAAATATCATTTTCGGATATTGAAGAATTTCTTTTACATATTAATCTATTAGTAAATAATAAAGATTTTCGTAAAAAAATTGGCGAAAAAATCAGAAGCCTTGTGATTACACCAGAGCAATTTGAAATTGAATTAAAACAACTAATAAATACTCAATCCAATTCAAGAAATATTCGTACTAAAAATATTGATTATGACTTAATAGTTAATCGTTATCTTAAAATTGATAAGTTTAGAATGAATACTTCAATAATAATAATATTAGTCCGATTATTAGGCATTTATTCAATAGTTTGCATTCCTGCCAGGATAATACGATTTATTCCCAAATTAATATTATTATCAATTAAAAAACTATTTAAATTTATATCAAAACAATAAAAATATTTCTTATTTATTATATAATTTTCAATTAATCATGGGTCTATTTAATAATAAAATTTTATTGATCACAGGGGGAACCGGATCATTTGGTAATGCAGTATTAAGACGCTTCCTGGATTCAGATATCAAAGAAATCCGTATCTTTAGTCGGGATGAAAAAAAACAGGATGATATGCGACA
The sequence above is a segment of the Lentimicrobiaceae bacterium genome. Coding sequences within it:
- a CDS encoding glycosyltransferase family 4 protein, which translates into the protein MGDKNRLKKIKNSYNRIKSLAYKSINKKNWNTAINRIQAASEFAYTYNFIYTDSDLENMLKILSNNVISNNNNFTPLPNKYLFYDSFGVGNKLLAHQYLRALNSWNVNCLYVLGGKSTHISEALLNDIKSFPKTELFIVDKKQDKTKQIQSIYQKVKEFQPQKALLHLTPSDAVAISFLYACPQIEKYQINLTDHAFWLGVGCTDFSIEFRNFGYTISIEKRGIAKEKLLLQPYYPIVLPTEFLGFPKEVTPDKTVIFSGGSYNKIYGANGFYLIILKKILDQNPSVIILYAGWGDEEPFKKFIKKNHYEKRLLLLGNRIDINEVVAHCDIYLGTYPIGGGLMTQYAAINGKPIVTFMDSDGNGNILNSFFDINPNGFLKISFSDIEEFLLHINLLVNNKDFRKKIGEKIRSLVITPEQFEIELKQLINTQSNSRNIRTKNIDYDLIVNRYLKIDKFRMNTSIIIILVRLLGIYSIVCIPARIIRFIPKLILLSIKKLFKFISKQ
- a CDS encoding DegT/DnrJ/EryC1/StrS family aminotransferase, which gives rise to MIKFLDLQKITTKYSKEIHDAVQKIIDSGWYLQGEANRSFESNYANYIDTRHCVGVANGLDALRLILRAYMEMGFMNEGDEVIVPANTYIASILAITDNRLIPILVEPKIETYEIDDSKIEQAITSKTKAIMIVHLYGQCAYTNKIGEICKKYNLRLIEDNAQAHGCMFGDRRTGSLGNAAGHSFYPGKNLGAFGDAGAITTDDDQLADVVRTLANYGSHKKYVFEYCGLNSRLDEIQAAVLDVKLRHLDTDNNVRREVAKYYIDNITNQHITLPYIKNWNEHVFHIFPILCKKRNKLQSYLAENNIQTLIHYPIPPHKQKCYSDWNQLSYPITELIHNEELSLPISQVMIIQDFEKIIEIINKF